One region of Motacilla alba alba isolate MOTALB_02 chromosome 24, Motacilla_alba_V1.0_pri, whole genome shotgun sequence genomic DNA includes:
- the ROBO3 gene encoding LOW QUALITY PROTEIN: roundabout homolog 3 (The sequence of the model RefSeq protein was modified relative to this genomic sequence to represent the inferred CDS: inserted 1 base in 1 codon): MLRYLLKTLLQMNLFADSLGAEGSNSSSLLLGINRSIAALHLPDLTPGNGSHTPLEDTAPRIVEHPTDVLASKGEPATLSCKAEGRPAPVVEWYKDGERVETDREDPRSHRTLLPGGSLFFLRILHGRRGKPDEGVYVCVARNYLGEATSRNASLEVAVLRDDFRQPPGDVVVAAGEPAVLECVPPRGHPEPSVSWKKNGVRVSDKDERLTIRGGKLMVASTHKSDAGVYVCVATNVVGERDSEPAELVVFERPAFGKRPHNQVVLVEGTAEFACEVMGDPQPAARWRKEEGEMPLGRWEVLPDNTLRIRRLQVEDEGTYTCVADNSVGRSEASGTLTVHVPPQLVTGPRDQAVTPGQSVTFQCQSKGNPPPAVFWQKEGSQTLLFPGQPPVPSGRVWVSPSGALTIANVQPSDAGHYLCQAISVAGSVLARAGLEVAGAPPELQPPVLSLLPTNRTVLPAGATVRLPCGAGAPEPPASVGWLKDGSVLVGVQPRASLLENGTLQITGLRVRDSGLYKCVATSPAGETSWGISLEVQGDESDLSLPSPAPDLLPGPPSTPVVTNVTKSSVTLSWKGNEDSGATDVTSYIVEAFSQAVGGPWRTVAADVESETHTVTGLVPDTVYLFLVRAVNAHGLSDPSGVSEPVRTQDTNPMQGLDPEQVQQELAQVAVHLKEPVVLPLGTVHLSWTVEHQAPFLQGYRVLYRQRGGRWEEARTVWAPGERGALLTELRRGQDYEVKVRPYFHHLHGPDSAVRALRTPEAAPSAPPRAVSVAGNGTSVRISWQPPPLAEQNGVIRDYRIWCLGNESRFHINESVEGTVLATVLRGLVPGVPYRAEVAAATSAGVGARSAPVPIHVAPLVERDAGPAGGSSLTEHLAEVARQPAFIAGVGGACWVVLAAFAAWLYSRRRRKKELSHFTASFAYTPTGKPVSAAGSQYGLSLPSPPSLSTVSFPAPVRSNPRAAAGGGYPWLVDAWHGGSTASSAGCLGSTERYYNDAGITRYIAQTEQFGAGAGEGPVYSTIEVDSEELCTFPRPFSQYGTSYPGGGSQPMDAAASQVPRGRAEHGRVVGWVGAQAGARGAVPSPQPPQHPSLAQGPERXLGQAVKPPVVSWTELLPPPPSASELSQCAQEEEKEEEEEDEEEWSPPCRLGMEVWYPGEDMPCATAASSPTTSSGCRSTATLTPSPRTTEDIPRLRDFDSSLLPRRPPHGVSTPPQAPSPSVTPDASEGHAPRDPCPPGTGKTRGVISKSRLKPKCSRYRREKQTGGEREERTRAFRRLRGAEPSPLLPLCRRPAAAAAAAAGREPRSLCGAGAERG; this comes from the exons ATGCTGCGGTACCTGCTGAAGACGCTGCTGCAGATGAACCTGTTCGCCGACTCGCTGGGAGCCGAAGGCTCGAACTCCTCCTCGCTGCTGCTCGGCATCAACCGCTCCATCGCCGCGCTCCACCTGCCCGATCTCACCCCCGGTAACG GATCCCACACCCCGCTGGAGGACACGGCTCCCCGCATCGTGGAGCACCCCACGGATGTCCTGGCGTCCAAGGGGGAGCCGGCCACGCTGAGCTGCAAGGCCGAGGGGCGCCCGGCCCCGGTGGTGGAGTGGTACAAGGACGGGGAGCGGGTGGAGACGGACCGGGAGGATCCCCGCTCGCACCGCACCCTCCTCCCGGGGGGGTCCCTCTTCTTCCTCCGGATCCTGCACGGGAGGCGGGGAAAGCCCGACGAGGGCGTTTATGTCTGCGTGGCCAGGAATTACCTGGGGGAGGCCACCAGCCGGAATGCTTCCCTGGAGGTGGCCG TGCTGCGGGACGATTTCCGACAGCCCCCCGGGGACGTGGTGGTGGCGGCGGGAGAACCGGCCGTGCTGGAGTGTGTCCCCCCCCGCGGCCACCCCGAGCCCAGCGTCTCTTGGAAGAAAAACGGAGTCCGGGTCAGCGACAAGGACGAGCGCCTGACG ATCCGTGGTGGGAAGCTGATGGTGGCCAGCACTCACAAGAGCGATGCTGGCGTCTATGTGTGCGTGGCCACCAACGTGGTGGGGGAGAGGGACAGCGAGCCGGCCGAGCTGGTCGTCTTTG AGCGCCCAGCATTTGGCAAGAGGCCCCACAACCAGGTGGTGCTGGTGGAGGGGACGGCGGAGTTTGCCTGCGAGGTGATGGGGGATCCGCAGCCGGCGGCGCGCTGGCGCAAGGAGGAGGGTGAAATGCCACTGGGAAG GTGGGAGGTGCTGCCAGACAACACCCTGCGGATCAGGCGGCTGCAGGTGGAGGATGAGGGCACCTACACCTGCGTAGCTGATAACAGCGTGGGCAGGTCGGAGGCATCGGGCACCCTCACTGTGCACG TGCCCCcccagcttgtcactgggcCCCGTGACCAAGCTGTCACCCCTGGCCAGAGCGTGACTTTCCAGTGCCAGAGCAAGGGCAACCCACCACCCGCTGTCTTCTGGCAGAAGGAGGGGAGCCAG ACCCTGCTGTTCCCGGGCCAGCCTCCAGTCCCTTCTGGCCGTGTGTGGGTGAGCCCCAGCGGTGCTTTGACCATCGCCAACGTCCAGCCCAGCGATGCCGGCCACTACCTGTGCCAGGCCATCAGCGTGGCCGGCAGCGTCCTGGCCAGGGCAGGCCTGGAGGTGGCAGGGG caccccctGAACTCCAGCCGCCGGTGCTCAGCCTGCTTCCCACTAACCGGACGGTGCTGCCAGCGGGGGCCACAGTGCGGCTGCCTTGTGGGGCAGGGGCCCCTGAGCCCCCAGCCAGCGTGGGGTGGCTGAAGGATGGCAGTGTCCTGGTAGGTGTCCAGCCCCGTGCCAGCCTGCTGGAGAACGGCACCCTGCAGATCACCGGCCTCCGG GTGAGAGACTCCGGGCTCTACAAATGCGTGGCCACCAGCCCAGCGGGCGAGACGAGCTGGGGCATCTCCTTGGAGGTACAAG GTGATGAATCCGacctctccctgccttcccctgcacCTGATCTCCTCCCTGGGCCACCCTCCACCCCTGTGGTCACCAATGTTACCAAGAGCAGTGTCAccctgagctggaaagggaacGAGGACAGTGGTGCCACCGATGTCACCTCTTACATAGTGGAGGCTTTCAG ccaggCGGTGGGTGGCCCATGGCGGACAGTGGCAGCTGATGTGGAGAGTGAGACCCACACGGTGACCGGCCTTGTCCCTGACACTGTCTACCTGTTCTTGGTGCGGGCGGTCAATGCCCACGGGCTCAGCGACCCCAGCGGCGTCTCGGAGCCTGTGCGCACCCAAG ACACCAACCCCATGCAAGGGCTGGATCCTgagcaggtgcagcaggagctggcacaagTGGCTGTGCACCTGAAGGAACCTGTGGTGCTGCCCCTGGGCACCGTCCACCTCTCCTGGACC GTGGAGCACCAGGCACCCTTCCTTCAGGGCTACCGGGTGCTGTACCGGCAGCGCGGCGGGCGCTGGGAGGAGGCACGGACAGTGTGGGCACCAGGGGAGCGGGGGGCCCTGCTCACCGAGCTGCGCCGGGGCCAGGACTACGAGGTCAAGGTCCGACCCTATTTTCATCATCTCCATGGTCCCGACAGTGCTGTGCGAGCTCTGCGCACCCCTGAAGCGG cccccagtGCCCCACCACGAGCTGTCAGTGTGGCTGGGAATGGAACCAGTGTCCGCATCTCGTGGCAGCCACCACCTCTGGCAGAGCAGAACGGGGTCATCCGCGATTACCGG ATTTGGTGCTTGGGCAATGAGAGCCGCTTCCACATCAACGAGAGCGTGGAGGGGACGGTGCTGGCAACAGTGTTGCGGGGACTTGTCCCCGGGGTCCCTTACCGTGCTGAGGTTGCCGCTGCCACCAGTGCCGGCGTGGGTGCCCGCAGTGCCCCGGTCCCCATCCACGTCG CCCCCCTGGTGGAGCGAGACGCGGGGCCAGCAGGCGGGAGCAGCTTGACTGAGCATTTAGCAGAGGTAGCCAGGCAGCCAGCCTTCATTGCCGGCGTTGGTGGCGCTTGCTGGGTCGTCCTCGCTGCCTTTGCTGCTTGGCTCTACAGCCGCCGCCGGAGGAAGAAGGAGCTCAGCCATTTCACTG CATCCTTTGCCTACACACCCACCGGTAAGCCCGTAAGCGCTGCGGGGTCCCAGTACGGCCTCTCGCTGCCCTCACCCCCATCTCTCTCCACAGTCTCCTTCCCGGCTCCAGTGCGCAGCAACCCCAG ggcagctgccgGCGGTGGTTACCCGTGGCTGGTGGATGCATGGCAtggtggcagcacagccagttCTGCCGGTTGTTTGGGGAGCACTGAGAGATACTACAATG ATGCTGGCATCACTCGTTACATCGCCCAGACGGAGCAGTTTGGAGCGGGGGCTGGCGAGGGGCCGGTTTACAGCACCATCGAGGTTGACAGTGAGGAGCTCTGCACATTCCCCCGTCCCTTCTCACAGTATGGGACCTCCTACCCTGGGGGTGGTTCCCAGCCAATGgatgctgcagcctcccaggTGCCCCGTGGCCGGGCTGAGCACGGTAGGGTGGTCGGATGGGTGGGGGCACAGGCGGGTGCTCGTGGTGCGGtgccctccccacagcccccccagcATCCCTCCTTGGCACAGGGGCCAGAGC AGCTGGGGCAAGCAGTGAAACCGCCGGTGGTGAgctggacagagctgctgcccccacCGCCCTCAGCCAGTGAGCTCAGCCAGTGTgcccaggaggaggagaaggaggaggaagaggaggacgaagagga GTGGTCTCCAccctgcaggctggggatggaggtGTGGTACCCTGGTGAGGACAtgccctgtgccactgctgcaTCCTCACCCACCACCTCCTCCGGCTGCCGTTCCACCGCCACGCTGACACCATCACCTCGCACCACGGAGGACATCCCTCGCCTCCGCGACTTCGAtagctccctcctgccccg GAGACCCCCCCACGGTGTCAGCACCCCCCCACAGGCACCCAGTCCCTCGGTGACTCCGGATGCCAGCGAGGGCCACGCACCCCGAGACCCCTGCCCTCCTGGCACAG GGAAAACCCGCGGGGTGATCTCCAAAAGTCGCCTGAAGCCCAAATGCAGCCGCTACCGCCGGGAAAAGCAGACGGGAGGTGAGCGGGAGGAAAGAACCAGGGCGTtcaggaggctcaggggagctgagccctctcctctcctccctctctgccGCAGacctgccgccgccgccgctgccgccgccgggcGAGAGCCCCGGTCCCTCTGCGGAGCCGGAGCCGAGCGGGGCTGA